One segment of Anastrepha obliqua isolate idAnaObli1 chromosome 3, idAnaObli1_1.0, whole genome shotgun sequence DNA contains the following:
- the LOC129240865 gene encoding tRNA N(3)-methylcytidine methyltransferase Mettl2 isoform X2, which translates to MTSLGNEENPAELSEIAEEKRPKFGNRFLTNDNDVFKHNAWDNVEWDEEQEQEALAAVNKNSTEKMKAEDKQKFQNDADKFWDSFYGVHQNRFFKDRHWLFTEFAELAALPETGVQKQRTIFELGCGVGNTILPILKYSQEPNLKVYGCDFSARAIEILRTSKEYDAKRCEVFVMDATLEEWPVPFAENSLDIIVLIFVLSAIEPAKMKSIAANCFRYLRPGGLLLFRDYGRYDMAQLRFKSGKCLEDNFYVRGDGTMVYFFTQEEVRDLFGNVGFVEEQSIVDRRLQVNRGRMLKMYRVWIQTKLRKPVNETPKE; encoded by the exons ATGACTTCATTGGGAAATGAGGAAAATCCAGCGGAGCTGAGTGAAATTGCCGAAGAAAAGCGCCCGAAATTTGGAAATCGGTTTTTGACCAATGACAATGACGTATTTAAGCACAACGCTTG GGATAATGTTGAATGGGATGAGGAGCAGGAGCAAGAGGCACTTGCGGCGGTGAATAAAAATTCTACAGAGAAAATGAAAGCGGAGGATAAACAAAAGTTTCAAAATGATGCCGATAAGTTTTGGGACTCATTTTACGGTGTGCACCAAAACCGCTTCTTCAAGGATCGGCATTGGCTATTTACAGAATTTGCTGAGCTTGCTGCTCTTCCTGAGACAGGGGTGCAAAAACAACGTACCATATTCGAATTGGGCTGTGGAGTTGGAAACACTATTTTGccaatattaaaatatagtcAAGAGCCGAATTTAAAAGTGTATGGCTGTGATTTTTCTGCACGCGCTATTGAAATATTGCGTACGAGCAAAGAATATGATGCCAAGCGTTGCGAGGTATTTGTTATGGACGCCACACTCGAAGAGTGGCCAGTACCTTTTGCTGAAAATTCATTGGATATTATTGTGCTAATTTTTGTACTCTCAGCGATTGAGCCGGCAAAAATGAAAAGCATAGCTGCGAATTGTTTTCGTTACTTGCGACCAGGTGGTTTGTTGCTCTTCCGTGACTATGGTCGCTATGATATGGCACAGCTACGTTTCAAGAGCGGCAAATGTTTGGAAGATAACTTTTATGTGCGTGGTGATGGCACAATGGTGTATTTCTTTACACAAGAAGAGGTTAGGGATCTCTTCGGTAACGTTGGTTTTGTAGAGGAGCAGAGTATAGTGGATCGGCGACTACAAGTAAATCGAGGGCGAATGCTGAAAATGTACAGGGTGTGGATACAAACCAAACTTCGCAAACCAGTGAATGAAACGCCAAAGGAATAG
- the LOC129240865 gene encoding tRNA N(3)-methylcytidine methyltransferase Mettl2 isoform X1, protein MTMTYLSTTLGNYVKLTYNIALKWRLFSSWEHTRYRRKPATGGRFLNDPRDVFQFNAWDNVEWDEEQEQEALAAVNKNSTEKMKAEDKQKFQNDADKFWDSFYGVHQNRFFKDRHWLFTEFAELAALPETGVQKQRTIFELGCGVGNTILPILKYSQEPNLKVYGCDFSARAIEILRTSKEYDAKRCEVFVMDATLEEWPVPFAENSLDIIVLIFVLSAIEPAKMKSIAANCFRYLRPGGLLLFRDYGRYDMAQLRFKSGKCLEDNFYVRGDGTMVYFFTQEEVRDLFGNVGFVEEQSIVDRRLQVNRGRMLKMYRVWIQTKLRKPVNETPKE, encoded by the exons ATGACAATGACGTATTTAAGCACAACGCTTGGTAATTATGTGAAGTTAACATATAATATTGCGCTCAAATGGCGCCTGTTCTCAAGTTGGGAACATACGCGCTATCGGCGAAAACCAGCTACTGGTGGTAGATTCTTAAATGATCCACGTGatgtatttcaatttaatgcTTG GGATAATGTTGAATGGGATGAGGAGCAGGAGCAAGAGGCACTTGCGGCGGTGAATAAAAATTCTACAGAGAAAATGAAAGCGGAGGATAAACAAAAGTTTCAAAATGATGCCGATAAGTTTTGGGACTCATTTTACGGTGTGCACCAAAACCGCTTCTTCAAGGATCGGCATTGGCTATTTACAGAATTTGCTGAGCTTGCTGCTCTTCCTGAGACAGGGGTGCAAAAACAACGTACCATATTCGAATTGGGCTGTGGAGTTGGAAACACTATTTTGccaatattaaaatatagtcAAGAGCCGAATTTAAAAGTGTATGGCTGTGATTTTTCTGCACGCGCTATTGAAATATTGCGTACGAGCAAAGAATATGATGCCAAGCGTTGCGAGGTATTTGTTATGGACGCCACACTCGAAGAGTGGCCAGTACCTTTTGCTGAAAATTCATTGGATATTATTGTGCTAATTTTTGTACTCTCAGCGATTGAGCCGGCAAAAATGAAAAGCATAGCTGCGAATTGTTTTCGTTACTTGCGACCAGGTGGTTTGTTGCTCTTCCGTGACTATGGTCGCTATGATATGGCACAGCTACGTTTCAAGAGCGGCAAATGTTTGGAAGATAACTTTTATGTGCGTGGTGATGGCACAATGGTGTATTTCTTTACACAAGAAGAGGTTAGGGATCTCTTCGGTAACGTTGGTTTTGTAGAGGAGCAGAGTATAGTGGATCGGCGACTACAAGTAAATCGAGGGCGAATGCTGAAAATGTACAGGGTGTGGATACAAACCAAACTTCGCAAACCAGTGAATGAAACGCCAAAGGAATAG